The Planifilum fimeticola genome includes the window AGAGGGATACCGCCGGCGTTGGATCATTGAACGCTGCTTCGGTTGGATGAACAATTACCGTCGGTTGGTGGTTCGATATGACCGATATTTGTATATTTATAGAGCTTTTTGCCTGATTGCATTCATTATTTGGTGTGTGAATCGAATTTTGAAATAGCTTCTAGGGTAATAGCCTAACTTGTGAAATTCACTTAAAGTATGAGAAGGATCGCCTACCTAGCGATCCTTTTTTTACAAGCAGCAGTAATCCCCATTTTGATAACTGAACATTCTTAAATTAATAATTGAATATTGCCTACATGAATATAAAGTTCTATTGACCACAAGGAGTTAGCAGGTATAATCTTCGGTGAAAGACTTTGGATTCATATGGAATTTTGCAAAAAGACTGGAGGAAGTGTAGTGAAGAAGACGCTCTCATGGATACTGACCCTCTGTCTGGTTTTCAGCAGCGGATGTTCTTTGTATTCAGAGAAGAATGCGGTCCAGCCTGATGTGGGCGAAGACAAAGGTGAGGTAAAGCAGGCGGCAACGGATGTGGAGGGGATGCTCCGGGAGGGGCCGGGCAAATACGCCGGGGACAAGTACGACGAGGAAAAGGTGAAGGCGGAGCTGGAAAAACTGCCTGACAACATGACGGCGGACGAGGCGTACAACCATCTGGTCTCACTTTTGGCAGAGGATTATATGTCAATAGTTAAAGAATTGGATGAACTGGATCCTACAATTAAGACCAATGTTAAAACTCCCGGAGGCGTCAACAATTTGGAGGGGGATACGCCGAAGCAGGTGAACGTGGAGATTCTCCTGGATGCCAGCGGGAGTATGGCCGGCCGGGTGAGCGGCGGGGTGAAAATGGACCTGGCCAAGGAGGCGATCCGTAATTTTGTCTCCAAACTGCCGGAGAGTGCTCAAGTAGCCTTGCGAGTCTATGGTCA containing:
- a CDS encoding transposase, giving the protein DSRSFRIWLRRRGIKPTIPTIQRKSRKPRRGRPIRVGEGYRRRWIIERCFGWMNNYRRLVVRYDRYLYIYRAFCLIAFIIWCVNRILK
- a CDS encoding VWA domain-containing protein → MKKTLSWILTLCLVFSSGCSLYSEKNAVQPDVGEDKGEVKQAATDVEGMLREGPGKYAGDKYDEEKVKAELEKLPDNMTADEAYNHLVSLLAEDYMSIVKELDELDPTIKTNVKTPGGVNNLEGDTPKQVNVEILLDASGSMAGRVSGGVKMDLAKEAIRNFVSKLPESAQVALRVYGHKGSNQQKDKELSCKSTEVVYPLGAYDESSFQKSLNKFRPTGWTPLAAAIEQAKSDLSGKTGENVENIVYVVSDGIETCGGDPVKAAKELHESEIQAIVNIIGFDVDNAGQRALKKVAEAGGGKYTTSYFKNMICQCKMEV